In Streptomyces sp. SID8374, one genomic interval encodes:
- the ald gene encoding alanine dehydrogenase: MKVGIPREVKNNEFRVAITPAGVHELVRHGHQVVIEKDAGLGSSIPDQEYVAAGAQILDTADEVWATADLLLKVKEPVAEEYHRLRKDQTLFTYLHLAASRECTDALLASGTTAIAYETVETANRALPLLAPMSEVAGRLAPQVGAYHLMRSVGGRGVLPGGVPGTHAGRAVVIGGGVSGWNATQIAVGLGFHVTLLDRDINKLREADKIFGTKVQTVVSNAFELEKAVVEADLVIGAVLIPGAKAPKLVTNELVAKMKPGSVLVDIAIDQGGCFEDSHPTTHAEPTFQVHESVFYCVANMPGAVPNTSTYALTNATLPYIVELANRGWADALRRDAALAKGLNTHEGQVVYREVAEAHGLPHVELSTLLG, translated from the coding sequence GTGAAGGTCGGCATCCCCCGCGAAGTCAAGAACAACGAGTTCCGGGTGGCGATCACCCCCGCCGGAGTGCATGAGCTCGTCCGCCACGGCCACCAGGTCGTCATCGAGAAGGACGCCGGCCTCGGCTCGTCCATCCCGGACCAGGAGTACGTCGCCGCCGGCGCGCAGATCCTGGACACCGCCGACGAGGTCTGGGCCACCGCCGACCTGCTGCTCAAGGTCAAGGAGCCGGTCGCCGAGGAGTACCACCGCCTCCGCAAGGACCAGACCCTCTTCACCTACCTGCACCTCGCCGCCTCCCGCGAGTGCACCGACGCACTGCTGGCCTCCGGCACCACCGCCATCGCCTACGAGACGGTCGAGACCGCGAACCGCGCGCTCCCGCTGCTCGCCCCGATGTCCGAGGTCGCGGGCCGTCTCGCCCCGCAGGTCGGCGCGTACCACCTGATGCGCTCGGTCGGCGGCCGCGGTGTCCTCCCCGGCGGCGTCCCCGGCACCCACGCCGGCCGCGCCGTCGTCATCGGCGGCGGTGTCTCCGGCTGGAACGCCACGCAGATCGCCGTGGGCCTCGGCTTCCACGTCACGCTGCTGGACCGCGACATCAACAAGCTGCGCGAGGCCGACAAGATCTTCGGCACCAAGGTGCAGACCGTCGTCTCCAACGCCTTCGAGCTGGAGAAGGCCGTCGTCGAGGCCGACCTCGTCATCGGCGCCGTGCTGATCCCCGGAGCCAAGGCCCCGAAGCTGGTCACCAACGAGCTCGTCGCCAAGATGAAGCCCGGAAGTGTACTTGTCGACATTGCGATCGACCAGGGCGGCTGCTTCGAGGACTCGCACCCGACCACCCACGCCGAGCCGACCTTCCAGGTCCACGAATCGGTCTTCTACTGCGTCGCCAACATGCCCGGCGCGGTCCCGAACACCTCCACGTACGCGCTCACCAACGCCACGCTGCCGTACATCGTGGAGCTGGCGAACCGCGGCTGGGCCGACGCCCTGCGTCGCGACGCCGCGCTGGCCAAGGGCCTCAACACCCATGAGGGCCAGGTCGTTTACCGCGAGGTGGCCGAGGCGCACGGCCTCCCGCACGTCGAGTTGAGCACGCTGCTCGGCTGA
- a CDS encoding tetratricopeptide repeat protein, translating into MTDQAVDTSGPAGTAGTEEPSGAAPPRFFGRERELKALRADIERAGLDTLAGRKTPRARVLLIAGRPGSGRSALAAELAGALTGTGTAPADASGPETGTGALPWAVPGTGSGDYPDGVLRVGLTEPGGEPAPTERTAGEILGLLGVAVPPGADQDELSEMVREALAVRRVVLLLDDAADAEQVDPLLPENPDCLVVATATGPLTGIPDVRPCTIGGLEAGAAVQQLARAIGQVRITVDPRTAETLAEECGGQPAALALIGGWLAAHPMASVADVTKQLHELPDAGDQQPTGARPLARAFRLVHDSLPSAAARILRLLALAPAGLADAHTASALAGCSVSAAEKTLDDFVRLGLLRTDGAAHPQYGVPGCLAPMLRALLEDRDRPAEIQLARARMLERTVRRLQACRAVTEPEGSTAHRKLAGLPRSLRFPSAEEAGVWLLLRQPALLASARLAVADGELDTLARRLVASLVRALAVHRGTEAAAPELYGLHGLVLDVAERRNLPREQAAALLNLADLDARTGRTRDALTRYRAALDAGRAAADLYATGRAMESVGSTYAELGDYHRASDWYGRALAQRLTQGERADEARLYGRLGAVHSYAGRYGEALRNWRAAAAGHRRLGDLAAQARALSEAARVQEYAGRPQEALHTCREAAELARRADDVRLQAALQLRLADTLDRLGDPAAARLHRAAADRLLGEEGSAYEIRSASTES; encoded by the coding sequence GTGACCGATCAGGCGGTGGACACCAGCGGCCCGGCCGGGACCGCGGGGACCGAGGAGCCGTCCGGCGCCGCCCCGCCCCGATTCTTCGGCCGGGAACGGGAGTTGAAGGCCCTGCGGGCGGACATCGAACGCGCGGGCCTGGACACCCTGGCCGGGCGCAAGACCCCCCGCGCCCGGGTCCTCCTCATCGCGGGCCGCCCCGGCTCCGGCCGCAGCGCCCTCGCCGCCGAACTCGCGGGCGCCCTCACCGGTACGGGCACGGCCCCCGCCGACGCCTCGGGACCCGAAACCGGAACGGGCGCGCTGCCCTGGGCCGTTCCCGGTACGGGCTCCGGCGACTACCCCGACGGGGTGCTCCGGGTCGGCCTCACCGAACCCGGCGGCGAACCCGCCCCCACCGAACGCACCGCGGGCGAGATCCTCGGGCTGCTCGGCGTCGCCGTCCCGCCCGGCGCCGACCAGGACGAACTCTCCGAGATGGTCCGCGAGGCCCTCGCCGTACGCCGTGTCGTCCTGCTCCTCGACGACGCGGCCGACGCCGAACAGGTCGACCCGCTGCTCCCGGAGAACCCGGACTGCCTGGTCGTCGCCACCGCCACCGGCCCGCTGACCGGAATCCCGGACGTGCGGCCCTGCACCATCGGCGGGCTGGAGGCGGGCGCCGCCGTCCAGCAGCTGGCCCGCGCCATCGGCCAGGTCCGCATCACCGTCGACCCGCGCACCGCCGAGACCCTGGCCGAGGAGTGCGGGGGACAGCCCGCCGCGCTCGCCCTGATCGGCGGCTGGCTCGCCGCCCACCCCATGGCCTCCGTCGCCGACGTCACCAAGCAGCTCCACGAACTCCCCGACGCCGGTGACCAGCAGCCCACCGGCGCGCGTCCGCTGGCCCGCGCCTTCCGGCTCGTCCACGACTCCCTGCCGTCGGCCGCCGCCCGGATACTGCGCCTGCTCGCCCTCGCCCCCGCCGGGCTCGCCGACGCCCACACCGCCTCCGCGCTGGCCGGCTGCTCGGTCTCGGCCGCCGAGAAGACCCTGGACGACTTCGTACGGCTCGGGCTGCTGCGGACCGACGGCGCCGCGCACCCGCAGTACGGGGTGCCCGGCTGCCTCGCCCCGATGCTGCGCGCCCTCCTGGAGGACCGGGACCGGCCCGCCGAGATCCAGCTCGCCCGCGCCCGGATGCTGGAGCGGACCGTACGGAGGCTCCAGGCCTGCCGCGCGGTCACCGAACCGGAAGGCTCCACCGCCCACCGCAAGCTCGCCGGGCTGCCCCGCTCCCTGCGCTTCCCCAGCGCCGAGGAGGCGGGCGTCTGGCTCCTGCTGCGCCAGCCCGCCCTGCTCGCCTCGGCCCGGCTGGCGGTGGCCGACGGCGAGCTGGACACCCTGGCCCGCCGCCTCGTCGCCTCCCTGGTGCGGGCGCTGGCGGTGCACCGGGGCACCGAGGCCGCCGCCCCCGAGCTGTACGGGCTGCACGGCCTGGTCCTGGACGTGGCCGAACGCCGCAACCTGCCCCGCGAGCAGGCGGCGGCCCTGCTCAACCTCGCCGACCTGGACGCCCGCACCGGCCGCACCCGGGACGCCCTGACCCGCTACCGGGCCGCGCTGGACGCCGGACGGGCCGCCGCTGATCTGTACGCGACGGGCCGCGCGATGGAATCCGTAGGCAGTACGTACGCCGAGCTGGGCGACTACCACCGGGCCTCCGACTGGTACGGCCGCGCGCTCGCCCAGCGCCTCACCCAGGGGGAGCGGGCGGACGAGGCACGTCTCTACGGACGGCTCGGCGCCGTCCACAGCTACGCCGGGCGCTACGGCGAGGCCCTGCGGAACTGGCGGGCCGCCGCGGCGGGCCACCGCAGGCTCGGCGACCTGGCGGCCCAGGCGCGGGCGCTCAGCGAGGCGGCCCGGGTGCAGGAGTACGCGGGGCGGCCGCAGGAGGCGCTGCACACCTGCCGGGAGGCGGCCGAGCTGGCCCGTCGCGCCGATGACGTGCGGCTTCAGGCGGCGCTCCAGCTGCGGCTGGCCGACACCCTGGACCGGCTCGGCGACCCGGCGGCGGCCCGGCTGCACCGGGCGGCTGCCGACAGATTGCTGGGCGAGGAGGGTTCTGCCTACGAAATCCGCAGTGCTTCGACAGAAAGTTAA
- a CDS encoding NUDIX hydrolase, which produces MGIQDRPEEWQVTATTTPFTGNKTSVRTDQVVMPDGTVHGRDYQVHPGSVAVLAIDEDDQVLVVRQYRHPVRQRLWEIPAGLLDIPGENPLHAAQRELYEEAHVKAEEWRVLTDVYTTPGGCDEAVRIFLARGLSDAEGERFAVSEEEADMEQARIPLPELVRSVIAGDLHNNCLVVGVLALTAVRAGDGVDSLRPAEAPWPARPFEV; this is translated from the coding sequence GTGGGTATCCAGGACAGGCCCGAGGAGTGGCAGGTCACCGCGACCACCACCCCCTTCACCGGCAACAAGACCAGCGTCCGCACCGACCAGGTGGTCATGCCCGACGGCACCGTCCACGGCCGTGACTACCAGGTGCACCCCGGCTCCGTCGCGGTCCTCGCGATCGACGAGGACGACCAGGTGCTCGTCGTACGCCAGTACCGCCACCCGGTCCGCCAGCGGCTCTGGGAGATCCCCGCCGGGCTGCTGGACATCCCCGGCGAGAACCCCCTGCATGCCGCCCAGCGCGAGCTGTACGAGGAGGCGCACGTCAAGGCCGAGGAGTGGCGGGTGCTGACCGACGTCTACACCACGCCCGGCGGCTGCGACGAGGCCGTACGGATCTTCCTCGCCCGGGGCCTCTCCGACGCGGAGGGCGAGCGGTTCGCGGTCTCCGAGGAGGAGGCCGACATGGAGCAGGCCCGTATCCCGCTGCCCGAGCTGGTGCGTTCGGTGATCGCGGGGGACCTGCACAACAACTGCCTGGTCGTCGGGGTGCTCGCGCTCACCGCCGTCCGCGCGGGCGACGGCGTCGACTCGCTCCGCCCCGCCGAGGCGCCCTGGCCGGCCCGCCCGTTCGAGGTCTGA